Proteins encoded together in one Prunus dulcis chromosome 3, ALMONDv2, whole genome shotgun sequence window:
- the LOC117623538 gene encoding myosin-binding protein 3 isoform X2, translating to MAPNKFATRLHRSVPKFIVILVYAVLEWTLIMLLLLNSLFSYLITKFSKYFGLKPPCPLCTCRVEHILERGKSSKSYTDDVCEMHATEISYMCYCLNHKKLAKSHNMCGNCLASQPNFRGNSTGMPTSMAFVSWLSENKLEKEEKLPCVCSCCSESLNSKLYSPSSPFEPSWGSLEYAKKGNSTIEYQGTTKPDSLSTHSDNGYEMETTNEEHEDDRVADEHQFSSDVCSSSFRGNAEEDCPRSGSTFLCHETDANADSKAGSRDIIRSDSNSMKLVHQSSDASATTIQCCFGEDYSLEIIPLPSENGMVCALNHRLIPIELIDFSTRIDQGILNAKEEHVREHDHQEGSFDSEPSIGSRHQLSGQAALFMINKSSQKTSNGDLESLEKARGFSDNSSVVDAEEGKQDLVCMPSDQVVTAPGRQKLFVRIEEPDKKEPNDPPASEEESTSVDHILSRSLAHMEVSDHATDQPQAREGSSSPCFEIPNVPDTFMAQNDNGIWHEERATLQGETSMLEKAQEEINHSCMCSEPNEPEEENFPATPTSVNSLGYLHKKLDEKKESAVEEYLDGSVVSEMEVGDPVATIGRLKAVLTAERKALSSLYAELEEERSASAIAANQTMAMITRLQEEKAAMQMEALQYQRMMEEQSEYDQDALQLLNELMNKKEKEKQELEKEVEVYQKKVLDYEEKEKMRTVSRIKYGSVRSRNSSASCSHSWDSDALSIDLNSQARDEDSGFGGQQESSNHNTTDEAALSLEEIALDCVKNMSVLDESLAGFEEERLSILDQLKALEEKLITLGENEEFSEDVKSIEHSSTCSVKDFEENHDFSSPEENGISNGFSKDQHHPERQTLGSMAKRLLPLLDATDNETEEGLMHEEQAESESTGMQNSFTSFELHDNKIAIEEEVDHVYERLQALEADREFLKHCMGSIKKGDKGVDLLQEILQHLKDLRVVELRVKNLNDPEGEVALD from the exons ATGGCTCCCAACAAGTTTGCAACCAGGTTGCATAGAAGCGTCCCCAAGTTCATTGTAATTCTAGTGTATGCTGTCCTTGAATGGACTTTGATAatgctcctcctcctcaactCTTTGTTCAGTTACTTGATCACAAAATTTTCCAAGTACTTTGGCCTCAAACCACCTTGCCCATTGTGTACTTGTAGAGTTGAGCACATCTTGGAACGAGGCAAGAGCTCAAAGTCTTACACAGATGATGTATGTGAGATGCATGCCACTGAGATATCATACATGTGCTACTGTTTGAATCATAAAAAACTGGCCAAATCACATAATATGTGTGGCAACTGCTTGGCTTCTCAACCAAATTTTAGAGGAAATTCTACTGGAATGCCAACAAGTATGGCTTTCGTTTCGTGGTTGAGTGAGAACAAGcttgaaaaagaagagaaattacCTTGTGTATGTTCTTGCTGCAGTGAGAGCTTGAACAGCAAGCTCTACTCTCCTTCTTCGCCGTTTGAGCCGTCTTGGGGTTCCTTGGAGTATGCCAAGAAAGGAAATTCAACTATAGAATACCAAGGCACAACCAAACCTGATAGCCTGTCAACCCACAGTGACAATGGCTATGAGATGGAAACAACTAATGAAGAACATGAGGATGATAGAGTGGCAGATGAACATCAATTCTCATCTGATGTTTGTAGTTCTAGCTTCAGAGGCAATGCAGAGGAAGATTGTCCAAGGTCTGGATCGACATTTCTATGTCATGAAACGGACGCGAATGCAGATAGCAAAGCAGGTTCTCGTGACATTATACGGTCAGATTCTAACAGCATGAAGCTTGTCCATCAATCCTCTGATGCTAGTGCTACTACCATCCAGTGTTGCTTTGGAGAAGATTACTCTCTTGAAATTATCCCCCTGCCTTCCGAAAATGGTATGGTCTGTGCTCTCAATCATCGGTTGATTCCCATTGAGTTGATTGATTTTTCAACAAGAATAGACCAAGGAATCCTCAATGCAAAAGAGGAACATGTGAGAGAGCATGATCATCAAGAAGGAAGTTTTGATTCTGAGCCAAGTATTGGATCGCGACATCAACTCTCGGGACAAGCAGCTTTGTTCATGATAAACAAGAGTTCACAGAAGACGAGTAATGGGGATCTTGAAAGCCTGGAGAAGGCGAGGGGTTTTAGTGATAATTCTTCTGTTGTAGATGCAGAAGAGGGAAAACAAGATTTGGTTTGCATGCCATCTGATCAAGTTGTCACTGCTCCAGGACGtcaaaaattatttgttcGCATTGAAGAGCCGGATAAGAAGGAACCAAATGATCCACCAG CATCTGAAGAAGAAAGTACTTCTGTTGATCACATTCTATCAAGAAGTTTGGCACATATGGAAGTGTCTGACCATGCAACTGATCAGCCTCAAGCTCGAGAAGGTTCTTCATCGCCATGCTTCGAAATTCCCAATGTACCTGACACATTCATGGCTCAGAATGATAATG GTATATGGCATGAAGAAAGAGCTACATTGCAAGGGGAAACAAGCATGCTTGAAAAGGCTCAAGAAGAAATAAATCATTCATGCATGTGTTCAGAGCCTAATGAACCAGAGGAAGAGAATTTTCCTGCCACACCAACTTCTGTAAACAGTCTTGGTTACTTGCACAAGAAACTGGATGAAAAAAAGGAATCAGCGGTAGAAGAGTATTTAGATGGAAGTGTGGTAAGTGAGATGGAAGTTGGGGATCCTGTTGCAACCATTGGACGGCTCAAAGCAGTGCTGACAGCTGAACGTAAAGCTTTAAGTTCTTTATATGCAGAACTAGAGGAAGAGAGGAGTGCGTCTGCAATTGCTGCCAACCAGACTATGGCTATGATAACAAGGCTTCAAGAAGAGAAGGCAGCAATGCAAATGGAGGCATTGCAATACCAGAGGATGATGGAAGAACAATCTGAGTATGATCAGGATGCCTTACAACTTTTGAATGAGTTGATGAACAAAAAGGAGAAGGAAAAGCAAGAACTAGAGAAAGAAGTGGAAGTTTATCAAAAGAAAGTCCTAGATTatgaggaaaaagagaagatgagGACTGTGAGCAGAATTAAATATGGAAGTGTAAGAAGTAGAAACTCTTCTGCTTCTTGCAGCCATTCATGGGATAGTGATGCGCTATCGATTGATCTTAATTCTCAAGCAAGGGATGAAGATAGTGGCTTCGGTGGCCAACAAGAAAGCAGTAACCACAATACTACAGATGAAGCGGCTCTAAGTTTGGAAGAAATAGCTTTGGATTGTGTTAAAAATATGAGTGTTCTTGATGAATCACTAGCTGGCTTCGAGGAAGAGAGGCTGTCCATTCTTGATCAGCTCAAAGCATTGGAGGAGAAGCTAATCACATTGGGTGAAAATGAGGAATTCTCCGAGGATGTTAAATCAATTGAGCATTCCTCAACGTGTAGTGTTAAAGACTTTGAAGAGAATCATGATTTTAGTAGTCCAGAAGAAAATGGGATATCGAATGGATTTTCTAAGGATCAACACCATCCTGAGAGACAAACGTTGGGTTCCATGGCAAAGAGGCTTCTTCCACTTTTGGATGCAACTGACAATGAAACAGAGGAAGGGTTGATGCATGAAGAACAAGCTGAATCTGAATCTACTGGAATGCAGAATTCATTTACCAGTTTTGAATTGCATGATAACAAAATAGCCATTGAAGAGGAGGTGGATCATGTTTATGAGAGGCTACAGGCTCTTGAAGCAGACAGGGAGTTTCTAAAGCATTGTATGGGCTCCATAAAGAAGGGAGACAAGGGAGTGGATCTTCTCCAAGAGATCCTGCAACATCTCAAGGATTTGAGGGTCGTTGAACTCCGCGTAAAGAACCTGAATGATCCTGAGGGTGAAGTTGCACTTGATTGA
- the LOC117623538 gene encoding myosin-binding protein 3 isoform X1: MAPNKFATRLHRSVPKFIVILVYAVLEWTLIMLLLLNSLFSYLITKFSKYFGLKPPCPLCTCRVEHILERGKSSKSYTDDVCEMHATEISYMCYCLNHKKLAKSHNMCGNCLASQPNFRGNSTGMPTSMAFVSWLSENKLEKEEKLPCVCSCCSESLNSKLYSPSSPFEPSWGSLEYAKKGNSTIEYQGTTKPDSLSTHSDNGYEMETTNEEHEDDRVADEHQFSSDVCSSSFRGNAEEDCPRSGSTFLCHETDANADSKAGSRDIIRSDSNSMKLVHQSSDASATTIQCCFGEDYSLEIIPLPSENGMVCALNHRLIPIELIDFSTRIDQGILNAKEEHVREHDHQEGSFDSEPSIGSRHQLSGQAALFMINKSSQKTSNGDLESLEKARGFSDNSSVVDAEEGKQDLVCMPSDQVVTAPGRQKLFVRIEEPDKKEPNDPPASEEESTSVDHILSRSLAHMEVSDHATDQPQAREGSSSPCFEIPNVPDTFMAQNDNVLTGIWHEERATLQGETSMLEKAQEEINHSCMCSEPNEPEEENFPATPTSVNSLGYLHKKLDEKKESAVEEYLDGSVVSEMEVGDPVATIGRLKAVLTAERKALSSLYAELEEERSASAIAANQTMAMITRLQEEKAAMQMEALQYQRMMEEQSEYDQDALQLLNELMNKKEKEKQELEKEVEVYQKKVLDYEEKEKMRTVSRIKYGSVRSRNSSASCSHSWDSDALSIDLNSQARDEDSGFGGQQESSNHNTTDEAALSLEEIALDCVKNMSVLDESLAGFEEERLSILDQLKALEEKLITLGENEEFSEDVKSIEHSSTCSVKDFEENHDFSSPEENGISNGFSKDQHHPERQTLGSMAKRLLPLLDATDNETEEGLMHEEQAESESTGMQNSFTSFELHDNKIAIEEEVDHVYERLQALEADREFLKHCMGSIKKGDKGVDLLQEILQHLKDLRVVELRVKNLNDPEGEVALD, translated from the exons ATGGCTCCCAACAAGTTTGCAACCAGGTTGCATAGAAGCGTCCCCAAGTTCATTGTAATTCTAGTGTATGCTGTCCTTGAATGGACTTTGATAatgctcctcctcctcaactCTTTGTTCAGTTACTTGATCACAAAATTTTCCAAGTACTTTGGCCTCAAACCACCTTGCCCATTGTGTACTTGTAGAGTTGAGCACATCTTGGAACGAGGCAAGAGCTCAAAGTCTTACACAGATGATGTATGTGAGATGCATGCCACTGAGATATCATACATGTGCTACTGTTTGAATCATAAAAAACTGGCCAAATCACATAATATGTGTGGCAACTGCTTGGCTTCTCAACCAAATTTTAGAGGAAATTCTACTGGAATGCCAACAAGTATGGCTTTCGTTTCGTGGTTGAGTGAGAACAAGcttgaaaaagaagagaaattacCTTGTGTATGTTCTTGCTGCAGTGAGAGCTTGAACAGCAAGCTCTACTCTCCTTCTTCGCCGTTTGAGCCGTCTTGGGGTTCCTTGGAGTATGCCAAGAAAGGAAATTCAACTATAGAATACCAAGGCACAACCAAACCTGATAGCCTGTCAACCCACAGTGACAATGGCTATGAGATGGAAACAACTAATGAAGAACATGAGGATGATAGAGTGGCAGATGAACATCAATTCTCATCTGATGTTTGTAGTTCTAGCTTCAGAGGCAATGCAGAGGAAGATTGTCCAAGGTCTGGATCGACATTTCTATGTCATGAAACGGACGCGAATGCAGATAGCAAAGCAGGTTCTCGTGACATTATACGGTCAGATTCTAACAGCATGAAGCTTGTCCATCAATCCTCTGATGCTAGTGCTACTACCATCCAGTGTTGCTTTGGAGAAGATTACTCTCTTGAAATTATCCCCCTGCCTTCCGAAAATGGTATGGTCTGTGCTCTCAATCATCGGTTGATTCCCATTGAGTTGATTGATTTTTCAACAAGAATAGACCAAGGAATCCTCAATGCAAAAGAGGAACATGTGAGAGAGCATGATCATCAAGAAGGAAGTTTTGATTCTGAGCCAAGTATTGGATCGCGACATCAACTCTCGGGACAAGCAGCTTTGTTCATGATAAACAAGAGTTCACAGAAGACGAGTAATGGGGATCTTGAAAGCCTGGAGAAGGCGAGGGGTTTTAGTGATAATTCTTCTGTTGTAGATGCAGAAGAGGGAAAACAAGATTTGGTTTGCATGCCATCTGATCAAGTTGTCACTGCTCCAGGACGtcaaaaattatttgttcGCATTGAAGAGCCGGATAAGAAGGAACCAAATGATCCACCAG CATCTGAAGAAGAAAGTACTTCTGTTGATCACATTCTATCAAGAAGTTTGGCACATATGGAAGTGTCTGACCATGCAACTGATCAGCCTCAAGCTCGAGAAGGTTCTTCATCGCCATGCTTCGAAATTCCCAATGTACCTGACACATTCATGGCTCAGAATGATAATG tTTTGACAGGTATATGGCATGAAGAAAGAGCTACATTGCAAGGGGAAACAAGCATGCTTGAAAAGGCTCAAGAAGAAATAAATCATTCATGCATGTGTTCAGAGCCTAATGAACCAGAGGAAGAGAATTTTCCTGCCACACCAACTTCTGTAAACAGTCTTGGTTACTTGCACAAGAAACTGGATGAAAAAAAGGAATCAGCGGTAGAAGAGTATTTAGATGGAAGTGTGGTAAGTGAGATGGAAGTTGGGGATCCTGTTGCAACCATTGGACGGCTCAAAGCAGTGCTGACAGCTGAACGTAAAGCTTTAAGTTCTTTATATGCAGAACTAGAGGAAGAGAGGAGTGCGTCTGCAATTGCTGCCAACCAGACTATGGCTATGATAACAAGGCTTCAAGAAGAGAAGGCAGCAATGCAAATGGAGGCATTGCAATACCAGAGGATGATGGAAGAACAATCTGAGTATGATCAGGATGCCTTACAACTTTTGAATGAGTTGATGAACAAAAAGGAGAAGGAAAAGCAAGAACTAGAGAAAGAAGTGGAAGTTTATCAAAAGAAAGTCCTAGATTatgaggaaaaagagaagatgagGACTGTGAGCAGAATTAAATATGGAAGTGTAAGAAGTAGAAACTCTTCTGCTTCTTGCAGCCATTCATGGGATAGTGATGCGCTATCGATTGATCTTAATTCTCAAGCAAGGGATGAAGATAGTGGCTTCGGTGGCCAACAAGAAAGCAGTAACCACAATACTACAGATGAAGCGGCTCTAAGTTTGGAAGAAATAGCTTTGGATTGTGTTAAAAATATGAGTGTTCTTGATGAATCACTAGCTGGCTTCGAGGAAGAGAGGCTGTCCATTCTTGATCAGCTCAAAGCATTGGAGGAGAAGCTAATCACATTGGGTGAAAATGAGGAATTCTCCGAGGATGTTAAATCAATTGAGCATTCCTCAACGTGTAGTGTTAAAGACTTTGAAGAGAATCATGATTTTAGTAGTCCAGAAGAAAATGGGATATCGAATGGATTTTCTAAGGATCAACACCATCCTGAGAGACAAACGTTGGGTTCCATGGCAAAGAGGCTTCTTCCACTTTTGGATGCAACTGACAATGAAACAGAGGAAGGGTTGATGCATGAAGAACAAGCTGAATCTGAATCTACTGGAATGCAGAATTCATTTACCAGTTTTGAATTGCATGATAACAAAATAGCCATTGAAGAGGAGGTGGATCATGTTTATGAGAGGCTACAGGCTCTTGAAGCAGACAGGGAGTTTCTAAAGCATTGTATGGGCTCCATAAAGAAGGGAGACAAGGGAGTGGATCTTCTCCAAGAGATCCTGCAACATCTCAAGGATTTGAGGGTCGTTGAACTCCGCGTAAAGAACCTGAATGATCCTGAGGGTGAAGTTGCACTTGATTGA
- the LOC117622666 gene encoding senescence-associated protein AAF, chlorolplastic isoform X1 — protein sequence MALTAGKVLSCPAVTNTKTIPNSYGILNSYAMSMQRNNLHCPSQGVELRQLNYGRLLKDKMIFSNDGLWRILGKPVSFTDSQRSTVLYLSRGTHNTKAKEPIITYGDPAGETSSQSGDEKDEHPVFSERTTHSSLAEACKFVCNDAKFVNERARNDIILLSRGIMRLDARARQDVAILGSGFLKLDARAREDTEKIDRNVKKKAECLHHIAMILKDKAESRLKTAADKHWSDGALEADLRRADFRAKQRAMEDALMALEFVKNIHERMVSKMYNFPLHSENGIVSENDMLGSIMLEKNGKSLDFPFGEVSTDRITAIQEAYWSMASALSEADGIDYTDPEELELLIATLIDLDAMDGKSSVSLLAECSNSPDVNTRKALANALAAAPSMWTLGNAGMGALQRLAEDSNPAIAAAASKAIFELKRQWEIEEGDSWRFTMNRNPIEEWETQEADDNEDTD from the exons ATGGCACTTACTGCAGGCAAGGTTTTAAGCTGTCCTGCGGTGACTAATACAAAAACCATTCCTAACTCATATGGAATCTTAAATTCTTATGCCATGTCAATGCAACGAAATAACCTTCATTGTCCAAGTCAAGGGGTTGAACTGAGGCAGCTAAACTATGGACGTCTGTTGAAAGATAAAATGATCTTTTCTAATGATGGTTTGTGGCGTATATTGGGTAAACCTGTTAGTTTCACTGACTCTCAGAGATCTACTGTCTTATATCTGTCAAGAGGAACTCATAATACCAAAGCAAAAGAACCCATTATAACTTACGGTGATCCTGCAGGGGAGACTAG TTCACAGAGTGGGGATGAGAAAGATGAGCATCCAGTCTTTTCTGAGAGAACTACTCACTCCAGTTTAGCTGAAGCTTGTAAATTTGTTTGCAACGATGCAAAGTTTGTAAATGAGAGGGCTCGCAATGACATTATTCTGCTTTCTCG TGGCATAATGAGGTTGGATGCCCGTGCACGTCAAGACGTTGCTATTCTTGGGTCCGGGTTTCTTAAGCTTGATG CTCGAGCACGAGAGGATACGGAGAAAATTGACCGTAATGTGAAGAAGAAAGCTGAGTGCCTTCATCATATTGCTATG ATCTTAAAAGACAAAGCAGAGTCTAGATTGAAAACTGCCGCTGATAAGCATTGGAGTGACGGAGCCTTAGAG GCTGATTTGCGCCGTGCTGACTTCCGTGCCAAACAACGTGCAATGGAAGATGCCCTAATGGCTTTGGAG TTTGTCAAAAATATTCATGAGCGGATGGTGAGCAAAATGTACAATTT TCCTCTGCATAGCGAAAATGGTATTGTATCAGAAAATGACATGCTGGGGAGTATAATGCTTGAAAAGAATGGCAAAAGTCTTGATTTCCCTTTTGGTGAAGTATCTACTGATCGCATTACTGCAATTCAG GAAGCTTACTGGAGTATGGCGTCTGCTCTCTCTGAAGCTGATGGAATTGACTATACTGATCCTGAAGAG CTTGAGCTGTTAATTGCAACTCTTATTGATCTCGACGCAATGGATGGTAAAAGTAGTGTATCGTTATTGGCAGAGTGTTCAAATTCTCCTGATGTCAATACCAG GAAAGCCTTAGCCAATGCCTTGGCTGCAGCCCCATCGATGTGGACTCTTGGAAATGCAGGAATGGGAGCACTACAG AGACTCGCGGAGGATAGCAATCCGGCAATTGCTGCCGCTGCCTCTAAAGCAATCTTTGAACTTAAGAGACAATGGGAGATAGAGGAAGGAGATAGCTGGAGGTTTACGATGAACCGAAACCCCATTGAAGAATGGGAAACCCAAGAAGCTGACGACAATGAAGATACTGATTGA
- the LOC117622666 gene encoding senescence-associated protein AAF, chlorolplastic isoform X2 — protein MALTAGKVLSCPAVTNTKTIPNSYGILNSYAMSMQRNNLHCPSQGVELRQLNYGRLLKDKMIFSNDGLWRILGKPVSFTDSQRSTVLYLSRGTHNTKAKEPIITYGDPAGETSGIMRLDARARQDVAILGSGFLKLDARAREDTEKIDRNVKKKAECLHHIAMILKDKAESRLKTAADKHWSDGALEADLRRADFRAKQRAMEDALMALEFVKNIHERMVSKMYNFPLHSENGIVSENDMLGSIMLEKNGKSLDFPFGEVSTDRITAIQEAYWSMASALSEADGIDYTDPEELELLIATLIDLDAMDGKSSVSLLAECSNSPDVNTRKALANALAAAPSMWTLGNAGMGALQRLAEDSNPAIAAAASKAIFELKRQWEIEEGDSWRFTMNRNPIEEWETQEADDNEDTD, from the exons ATGGCACTTACTGCAGGCAAGGTTTTAAGCTGTCCTGCGGTGACTAATACAAAAACCATTCCTAACTCATATGGAATCTTAAATTCTTATGCCATGTCAATGCAACGAAATAACCTTCATTGTCCAAGTCAAGGGGTTGAACTGAGGCAGCTAAACTATGGACGTCTGTTGAAAGATAAAATGATCTTTTCTAATGATGGTTTGTGGCGTATATTGGGTAAACCTGTTAGTTTCACTGACTCTCAGAGATCTACTGTCTTATATCTGTCAAGAGGAACTCATAATACCAAAGCAAAAGAACCCATTATAACTTACGGTGATCCTGCAGGGGAGACTAG TGGCATAATGAGGTTGGATGCCCGTGCACGTCAAGACGTTGCTATTCTTGGGTCCGGGTTTCTTAAGCTTGATG CTCGAGCACGAGAGGATACGGAGAAAATTGACCGTAATGTGAAGAAGAAAGCTGAGTGCCTTCATCATATTGCTATG ATCTTAAAAGACAAAGCAGAGTCTAGATTGAAAACTGCCGCTGATAAGCATTGGAGTGACGGAGCCTTAGAG GCTGATTTGCGCCGTGCTGACTTCCGTGCCAAACAACGTGCAATGGAAGATGCCCTAATGGCTTTGGAG TTTGTCAAAAATATTCATGAGCGGATGGTGAGCAAAATGTACAATTT TCCTCTGCATAGCGAAAATGGTATTGTATCAGAAAATGACATGCTGGGGAGTATAATGCTTGAAAAGAATGGCAAAAGTCTTGATTTCCCTTTTGGTGAAGTATCTACTGATCGCATTACTGCAATTCAG GAAGCTTACTGGAGTATGGCGTCTGCTCTCTCTGAAGCTGATGGAATTGACTATACTGATCCTGAAGAG CTTGAGCTGTTAATTGCAACTCTTATTGATCTCGACGCAATGGATGGTAAAAGTAGTGTATCGTTATTGGCAGAGTGTTCAAATTCTCCTGATGTCAATACCAG GAAAGCCTTAGCCAATGCCTTGGCTGCAGCCCCATCGATGTGGACTCTTGGAAATGCAGGAATGGGAGCACTACAG AGACTCGCGGAGGATAGCAATCCGGCAATTGCTGCCGCTGCCTCTAAAGCAATCTTTGAACTTAAGAGACAATGGGAGATAGAGGAAGGAGATAGCTGGAGGTTTACGATGAACCGAAACCCCATTGAAGAATGGGAAACCCAAGAAGCTGACGACAATGAAGATACTGATTGA